The Hyphomicrobiales bacterium genome has a window encoding:
- a CDS encoding NLP/P60 family protein, with product MKRGEIVEAARFWLGTPYHHQASLRGVGCDCLGLVRGVWRDLLGPEPEAPPPYTPYWAESLLRETLADAAMRHLVPVVIGAERPGDVLLFRWREHLPAKHCAILSELGRIIHAHDGAAVTEVALTPWWRRHLSHAFSFPGVTD from the coding sequence ATGAAGCGCGGCGAGATCGTCGAGGCGGCCCGGTTTTGGCTGGGTACACCCTATCATCACCAGGCCTCGCTGCGTGGAGTGGGTTGCGACTGCCTCGGTCTCGTCCGGGGCGTCTGGCGCGACCTGCTCGGGCCGGAGCCCGAGGCACCGCCGCCCTACACGCCCTATTGGGCCGAGAGCCTGCTGCGGGAAACGCTGGCGGATGCGGCGATGCGCCATCTCGTTCCGGTCGTGATCGGGGCCGAGCGGCCGGGCGACGTGCTGCTCTTCCGCTGGCGCGAGCATCTGCCGGCCAAGCACTGCGCCATCCTGAGCGAGCTCGGCCGCATCATCCATGCCCATGACGGGGCAGCCGTCACCGAGGTGGCCCTGACGCCCTGGTGGCGGCGCCACCTCAGCCATGCCTTTTCCTTTCCGGGAGTGACCGACTGA
- a CDS encoding FAD/FMN-containing dehydrogenases: MRDIPAALAAHIEGGATTLCHCWSLTRRDGLVLGFTDHDRTLTFDGLTCAAATGLEAAEMTTELGFAVGGGDVAGAFAASGLNETDLVRGLYDDARVRVWLVNWAAPEQRLLLEEGFIGEVRRGELGFTAEVRSLARSFDEERGRLYLRSCSADLGDARCTVALVAAASHVEASDGRLSLSASGLSSHPDGHFTCGRLVFTSGPNAGFATEVKRHGSEGDRAIFQLWQAPAATIQPGDGFSVTPGCDKSFATCRAKFGNGANFRGFPHMPTMDFIIGGVRPGDGRLDGGSLFR; encoded by the coding sequence ATGCGCGATATCCCTGCCGCTCTTGCCGCCCATATCGAGGGCGGTGCGACGACGCTGTGCCATTGCTGGAGCCTGACGCGCCGCGACGGGCTGGTGCTCGGCTTCACCGACCACGACCGAACGCTCACCTTCGACGGCCTGACCTGCGCGGCGGCGACGGGGCTGGAGGCGGCGGAGATGACGACCGAACTCGGCTTCGCCGTCGGCGGCGGCGATGTCGCCGGCGCCTTCGCCGCTTCCGGGCTCAACGAAACCGATCTCGTGCGGGGCCTCTACGACGATGCGCGCGTGCGCGTCTGGCTGGTCAACTGGGCCGCTCCCGAGCAGAGGCTGCTGCTGGAGGAGGGCTTCATCGGTGAAGTCAGGCGCGGCGAACTCGGCTTCACCGCCGAGGTCCGCAGCCTCGCCAGATCCTTCGACGAAGAGCGGGGCCGGCTCTATCTGCGCTCCTGCTCGGCCGATCTCGGCGATGCCCGGTGCACTGTCGCACTCGTTGCCGCCGCCTCGCATGTCGAGGCCAGCGACGGCCGCCTCAGCCTGTCTGCATCCGGGCTCTCTTCCCACCCGGACGGGCATTTCACCTGCGGGCGTCTCGTCTTCACCAGCGGCCCCAATGCCGGCTTCGCGACCGAGGTGAAACGCCACGGCAGCGAGGGAGATCGGGCGATCTTCCAGCTCTGGCAGGCGCCGGCCGCGACGATTCAGCCAGGCGACGGCTTCAGCGTCACGCCCGGCTGCGACAAGAGCTTCGCGACCTGCCGGGCGAAGTTCGGAAACGGCGCCAATTTTCGCGGCTTCCCGCATATGCCGACGATGGATTTCATCATCGGCGGCGTCCGCCCCGGCGACGGCCGGCTCGATGGCGGGAGCCTGTTCCGATGA
- a CDS encoding conserved hypothetical protein (Evidence 4 : Unknown function but conserved in other organisms), with product MTDFHEVRFPLDVARGARGGPERQTQIVTLASGREVRNSRWAHSRRRYDAGLGVRSFDALAVVVSFFEERRGKLYGFRWRDQLDWKSCAPSGTPTALDQAIGTGDGITAVYQLRKTYGSGGAAYSRTIAKPCEGTVRIAVGGVEQVEADFTCDPASGLVTFAPGAIPPPGAAVTAGFAFDVPVRFDIDAIEVDLSAFEAGEIPRIPVVEIVP from the coding sequence ATGACCGATTTCCACGAGGTGCGCTTTCCGCTCGATGTGGCGCGGGGCGCGCGCGGCGGTCCGGAGCGCCAGACCCAGATCGTCACGCTCGCTTCCGGCCGCGAGGTCCGCAATAGCCGCTGGGCCCATTCGCGGCGGCGCTACGATGCCGGGCTCGGCGTGCGCAGCTTCGATGCGCTGGCCGTGGTGGTGAGCTTCTTCGAGGAGCGCCGCGGCAAGCTCTACGGTTTCCGCTGGCGCGACCAGCTCGACTGGAAGAGCTGTGCGCCCTCCGGCACGCCGACGGCGCTGGACCAGGCGATCGGCACCGGTGACGGCATCACTGCCGTCTACCAGCTCCGCAAGACCTATGGTTCCGGAGGCGCAGCCTATAGCAGAACCATCGCCAAGCCCTGCGAGGGCACGGTCCGGATCGCCGTCGGCGGGGTCGAGCAGGTCGAGGCGGACTTCACCTGCGACCCGGCGTCGGGGCTCGTCACCTTCGCCCCGGGCGCCATTCCGCCGCCGGGCGCCGCGGTGACGGCGGGCTTCGCCTTCGACGTGCCTGTCCGCTTCGACATCGACGCGATCGAGGTCGATCTCTCCGCCTTCGAGGCTGGCGAGATCCCGCGCATTCCCGTCGTCGAGATCGTTCCCTGA
- a CDS encoding conserved hypothetical protein (Evidence 4 : Unknown function but conserved in other organisms), translating into MASDEPIDSVRLSDLRTMDSLTQSLNKSSENFGKSIVNAFSRGIVEGKRFEETLQSVGRSMTSSLLKTALKPLQTGLSDLIGTGVKGLTGLFTGGGFGSFGASMPVAPFAEGGIVASPSYFPTGRGLGLMGERGAEAIMPLSRGPDGKLGVRAAGGSARPLSVVVQVSTPDADSFRRSEAQVSAAIARAVARGGRAL; encoded by the coding sequence ATGGCTAGCGACGAGCCGATCGATTCCGTCCGCCTGTCCGATCTGCGGACGATGGATTCGCTGACTCAATCTCTGAACAAATCATCTGAAAACTTCGGTAAATCGATCGTAAACGCCTTCTCGCGCGGTATCGTCGAAGGCAAGCGCTTCGAGGAAACGCTGCAGAGCGTCGGCCGCTCGATGACCAGCAGCCTGTTGAAGACGGCGCTGAAACCGCTCCAGACCGGGCTGTCGGACCTCATCGGGACGGGCGTGAAGGGGCTGACCGGATTGTTCACCGGCGGCGGGTTCGGTTCGTTCGGGGCAAGCATGCCGGTCGCGCCCTTCGCCGAAGGCGGCATCGTCGCCTCGCCCTCCTATTTCCCGACGGGGCGTGGCCTCGGCCTGATGGGGGAGCGCGGCGCGGAGGCGATCATGCCGCTGTCGCGCGGGCCGGACGGCAAGCTCGGCGTGCGTGCAGCCGGGGGCTCGGCGCGGCCGCTGAGCGTCGTCGTCCAGGTCTCGACGCCCGATGCCGACAGCTTCCGCCGTTCCGAGGCGCAGGTCTCCGCCGCAATCGCCCGTGCCGTGGCGCGCGGCGGTCGCGCGCTCTGA
- a CDS encoding conserved hypothetical protein (Evidence 4 : Unknown function but conserved in other organisms), whose product MAFGLGRLAWPPEQFWAATPREIAAALQAHRGARGIAVDRAALDALMAAYPDA is encoded by the coding sequence ATGGCCTTCGGGCTCGGGCGGCTGGCCTGGCCGCCGGAGCAGTTCTGGGCGGCGACGCCGCGCGAGATCGCCGCGGCGCTGCAGGCGCATCGCGGAGCGCGCGGCATCGCCGTCGACCGCGCTGCCCTGGATGCGCTGATGGCCGCCTATCCCGACGCCTGA
- a CDS encoding Tail tube GTA-gp10-like protein has product MMVNHHRGETALMVAGEALPMRLTLGALAELEQAFAVDSLPALGERFVDGRLSARDIVRIIAAGLRGAGRAIRDEEVADLSFDGGLNGAIKAAIALLEATFGEGGGNRPPQPPES; this is encoded by the coding sequence ATGATGGTCAATCATCACCGTGGCGAGACCGCTCTCATGGTCGCGGGCGAGGCGCTGCCGATGCGGCTGACGCTGGGGGCGCTGGCGGAGTTGGAGCAGGCTTTCGCCGTCGACAGCCTGCCGGCGCTTGGCGAGCGCTTCGTCGACGGCCGGCTTTCGGCCCGCGACATCGTCCGGATCATCGCGGCCGGCCTGCGCGGGGCGGGCAGGGCGATCCGCGACGAGGAGGTGGCGGACCTTTCCTTCGACGGCGGGCTGAACGGCGCGATCAAGGCCGCGATCGCTCTGCTCGAGGCCACGTTCGGGGAGGGCGGCGGCAACCGCCCTCCGCAGCCGCCGGAAAGCTGA
- a CDS encoding Phage tail protein — translation MAAQKGKDLLLKAADGAGAFVTVAGLRARQIAFNAETVDVTHAESAGRWRELLAGAGVRRAAISGSGVFKDEASDELVRQLFFDGAIRDWQIVVPGFGTIAGPFQLASLEYRGDHAGEVTFDLSLESAGLLAFTAL, via the coding sequence ATGGCGGCACAGAAGGGCAAGGATCTGCTGCTCAAGGCGGCGGATGGTGCCGGCGCGTTCGTGACCGTGGCGGGCCTGCGGGCTCGTCAGATCGCCTTCAACGCCGAAACGGTCGATGTGACGCACGCGGAATCGGCCGGGCGCTGGCGCGAACTGCTGGCCGGGGCCGGTGTGCGCCGCGCCGCGATCAGCGGTTCGGGCGTGTTCAAGGATGAGGCGTCGGACGAGTTGGTGCGCCAGCTCTTTTTCGATGGCGCGATCCGGGATTGGCAGATCGTCGTGCCTGGATTCGGCACGATCGCCGGGCCCTTCCAGCTCGCGAGCCTCGAATATCGCGGCGACCATGCCGGCGAGGTCACCTTCGACCTGTCGCTGGAATCGGCCGGCCTGCTCGCTTTCACGGCGCTTTGA
- a CDS encoding conserved hypothetical protein (Evidence 4 : Unknown function but conserved in other organisms) translates to MSGAVLALRAAIQARLEEDAALTDLIGPGHIHDEAPRAGRGLYVVHGEVEARDWSTGSDRGCEQEFGLVVWAGQSNSSRQALAAAGLIVAALDESELALEGHALVNLRWLSSRLAREPRSGIGHVTLRFRAVTEAL, encoded by the coding sequence ATGAGCGGCGCAGTCCTGGCCTTGCGGGCGGCGATTCAGGCTCGCCTGGAAGAAGATGCCGCGCTGACGGACCTGATCGGCCCCGGCCATATCCATGACGAGGCGCCGCGCGCGGGGCGCGGGCTCTACGTCGTCCATGGCGAGGTCGAGGCGCGCGACTGGTCGACCGGCAGCGACCGTGGCTGCGAGCAGGAATTCGGCCTGGTCGTCTGGGCGGGGCAGAGCAATTCGTCGCGACAGGCTCTCGCGGCCGCGGGGTTGATCGTCGCCGCGCTCGACGAGTCTGAACTCGCCTTGGAGGGCCACGCGCTCGTCAATCTGCGCTGGCTGTCCAGCCGGCTGGCCCGCGAGCCCCGCAGCGGAATCGGCCATGTGACGCTCCGATTCCGGGCCGTCACGGAAGCACTCTGA
- a CDS encoding SPP1 family predicted phage head-tail adaptor, which translates to MAEVTFPAIGRLRRRLVLEAPVSVPDGLGGAIQTFETVAAFWAQVEWLSGTEQWRQGRPEQTGSCRVTLRWRADLDAGRRLRDGARIFDIRSVADPDGSRRRLVCLVEEVKP; encoded by the coding sequence ATGGCGGAGGTAACCTTTCCGGCCATCGGCAGGTTGAGGCGCCGGCTCGTGCTGGAGGCGCCTGTCTCCGTCCCGGACGGTCTGGGCGGCGCGATCCAGACATTCGAGACGGTCGCGGCCTTCTGGGCGCAGGTCGAATGGCTCTCCGGCACCGAACAATGGCGCCAGGGACGCCCGGAACAGACCGGCTCCTGCCGCGTGACGTTGCGCTGGCGTGCCGATCTCGACGCCGGCAGGCGGCTGCGTGACGGCGCGCGCATCTTCGATATTCGCAGCGTTGCCGATCCGGACGGCTCGCGTCGCCGCCTCGTCTGCCTGGTCGAGGAGGTGAAGCCATGA
- a CDS encoding conserved hypothetical protein (Evidence 4 : Unknown function but conserved in other organisms): MTPLALAPPMAEPVSLAEARQFLRLDQNDEDELLATLITAARLMIEAAAGRCLIEQPWRIVLDRWPANGEIRLPLSPVARIDEARVYDLLGEPQPVAEAALALDRGADPPLIRLRGEVPEIGRDHGAIEIDVTAGYGATAAAVPAPLRQAVLRLAARWFEERGDVASRDARALPAAIAALVAPFRRGRL; this comes from the coding sequence ATGACGCCGCTCGCCCTGGCTCCGCCGATGGCGGAACCGGTCTCGCTCGCCGAGGCCCGGCAATTCCTGCGCCTCGACCAGAATGACGAGGACGAATTGCTCGCCACGCTGATCACCGCCGCGCGGCTGATGATCGAAGCTGCGGCGGGGCGCTGCCTGATCGAACAGCCCTGGCGGATCGTGCTCGATCGCTGGCCGGCCAATGGCGAGATCAGGCTGCCGCTGTCGCCGGTCGCGCGGATCGACGAGGCCCGGGTCTATGACCTGCTCGGCGAGCCGCAACCAGTGGCGGAGGCGGCGCTGGCGCTGGACAGGGGCGCCGATCCACCCCTGATCCGCCTGCGCGGGGAAGTTCCCGAGATCGGCCGCGATCACGGCGCGATCGAAATCGACGTGACGGCCGGTTACGGAGCGACGGCCGCGGCCGTGCCCGCTCCGCTGCGTCAGGCCGTTTTGAGGCTGGCGGCACGCTGGTTCGAGGAGCGTGGCGATGTCGCCAGCCGTGATGCGCGGGCGTTGCCCGCTGCCATCGCGGCGCTCGTGGCGCCGTTCCGCCGCGGAAGGCTGTGA
- a CDS encoding Trypsin-like serine protease, whose protein sequence is MRIANWIVVAALGGMACPLAAPPAQAVVGGSEGGPSANSTLMVLNARGGVCSGIVLSARAILTAAHCAAGGTELRIHWREQGEPVLIAPASVSLHPEFDAGAIRSRRRSIDLALIRLAEPLPGRFTPAALIDGPLPRAGSSVTLAGYGVARESDARSTGTYRSATLTAVEPYGPGRILLWAADPAGGGKQPGASACQGDSGGPIFGDGGVSAVTSWSTGPKGKSCGLLTQGILVAPQRGWVDTTLSQWGEAARWSQGR, encoded by the coding sequence ATGCGCATCGCCAACTGGATCGTCGTCGCCGCGCTCGGCGGCATGGCCTGCCCGCTCGCTGCGCCGCCCGCACAAGCGGTCGTCGGCGGCAGCGAGGGCGGACCGTCCGCCAATTCGACTTTGATGGTGCTCAACGCCCGCGGCGGGGTCTGCAGCGGGATCGTGCTTTCGGCGCGGGCCATCCTCACCGCGGCTCATTGCGCCGCCGGCGGAACGGAACTGCGCATCCATTGGCGCGAGCAGGGCGAACCCGTCCTGATCGCGCCGGCTTCGGTCAGCCTGCATCCGGAATTCGATGCGGGAGCGATCCGCAGCCGCCGGCGCTCGATCGACCTCGCACTGATCCGGCTCGCGGAGCCCCTGCCCGGCCGCTTCACCCCTGCAGCCCTGATCGACGGGCCGCTGCCGCGCGCGGGAAGCTCCGTCACCCTCGCCGGTTACGGGGTCGCCCGCGAAAGCGACGCACGGAGCACGGGCACCTACCGATCCGCCACGCTGACGGCGGTCGAACCCTATGGTCCGGGCCGCATCCTGCTCTGGGCGGCCGATCCGGCCGGCGGCGGCAAGCAGCCCGGCGCCAGCGCCTGCCAGGGCGATTCCGGCGGGCCGATCTTCGGCGATGGCGGCGTCAGCGCCGTGACCAGCTGGTCGACCGGGCCCAAGGGCAAGAGCTGCGGCCTGCTGACCCAGGGCATCCTGGTGGCGCCGCAACGAGGATGGGTCGATACGACGCTGTCTCAGTGGGGCGAGGCGGCGCGCTGGTCGCAGGGCCGGTGA